From Nonlabens sp. Ci31, the proteins below share one genomic window:
- the porQ gene encoding type IX secretion system protein PorQ, whose amino-acid sequence MRHLFLLIFLCSAFAKAQIGGQSTYQFLNLVSGTKQAALGGRVLTGVDYDPTSGIYNPATINAKMDNQLQVNYVNYLGDVSYGTASYAYTWDRHVQTFHAGVTYLNYGKFDGYDEQGNSTGEFGGNEVAVSMGYSYNIPWTDFYVGANLKLISSKLDIYTSFGGAVDIGVLYYNEDKAVRAALVVRNFGTQFTPYNEIYEDLPLEIAVGFSNTMKNLPLRLHVTLENLQQWNIAFSNDANAQTDLDGNITEDKPGFFNNALRHTVLGLEIFPEQIFEVRLGYSFRRAEELRIDNTRAFSGISAGFSLKMNNLRFSYTHARYTLASHTSLFGVNINLQ is encoded by the coding sequence ATGCGTCATCTGTTTCTTCTTATTTTTTTATGTTCCGCTTTCGCGAAAGCGCAAATAGGAGGACAATCAACCTACCAATTTTTAAACTTGGTATCTGGGACAAAGCAAGCCGCTTTAGGAGGTAGGGTATTGACTGGTGTGGATTACGATCCTACTTCTGGAATCTATAATCCAGCGACCATCAATGCTAAAATGGATAATCAGTTACAAGTCAACTATGTTAACTATCTGGGTGACGTGAGTTACGGTACAGCAAGTTATGCTTACACTTGGGACCGACACGTGCAGACTTTTCACGCCGGCGTGACTTATTTGAACTATGGGAAATTTGACGGATATGATGAGCAGGGAAATTCTACTGGAGAATTTGGCGGGAATGAAGTTGCTGTTTCTATGGGGTACAGTTATAACATTCCATGGACAGATTTTTATGTAGGAGCTAACTTAAAATTGATCTCTTCTAAATTAGATATTTACACGTCTTTTGGTGGTGCGGTAGACATAGGAGTTCTTTACTACAATGAAGATAAAGCCGTAAGAGCAGCGCTTGTGGTGCGTAATTTTGGAACCCAATTCACTCCTTATAACGAGATTTATGAGGATTTGCCTTTAGAGATTGCCGTCGGATTTTCTAATACCATGAAAAATCTTCCGTTACGACTTCATGTTACCTTGGAGAATCTTCAACAGTGGAATATTGCCTTTTCAAACGATGCTAATGCACAAACTGATCTCGATGGTAATATAACCGAAGACAAACCTGGTTTTTTCAATAACGCTTTACGCCATACCGTTTTGGGATTAGAGATTTTCCCGGAGCAAATTTTTGAAGTGCGATTGGGTTATAGCTTTAGAAGGGCAGAGGAGTTGCGTATTGACAATACGAGAGCTTTTTCTGGAATCAGTGCCGGATTTTCTTTAAAAATGAACAACCTTCGATTCAGTTATACGCATGCGAGGTATACACTGGCTTCACATACGAGCCTTTTTGGTGTTAATATTAATTTACAATAG
- the mtaB gene encoding tRNA (N(6)-L-threonylcarbamoyladenosine(37)-C(2))-methylthiotransferase MtaB, with amino-acid sequence MLVETAAKSVAFYTLGCKLNFSETSTIARSFEQEGFHKVGFEQKADIYVINTCSVTENADKRFKSIVKKAQKVNDDAFVIAVGCYAQLQPEELAAVDGVDLVLGATEKFKITDYLNQLSKEQPTQVHSCEIDEADFYVGSYSIGDRTRAFLKVQDGCDYKCTYCTIPLARGISRSDTLENVMENARQISGQGIKEIVLTGVNIGDYGKGEFGNKRHEHTFLDLVHALDTVKGIERLRISSIEPNLLKNETIDFVSGANAFVPHFHIPLQVGNNELLGKMKRRYNRELYTDRVSKIKEVLPDCCIGVDVIVGFPGETDDHFLDTYNYLNGLNISYLHVFTYSERENTPAATMENAVPLKLRKKRSKMLRGLSVKKRRAFYESQLEKTKTVLWEADNREGFIHGFTENYVKVKSYWNPELVNELQQVKLVSIDEDGLVRIEPAD; translated from the coding sequence ATGCTTGTAGAGACAGCTGCAAAATCAGTCGCTTTTTATACTTTAGGTTGTAAACTCAATTTTAGTGAGACCAGCACTATTGCTCGTTCTTTTGAGCAAGAAGGTTTTCATAAGGTAGGCTTTGAGCAAAAAGCAGATATTTATGTGATCAATACGTGTAGCGTTACTGAAAATGCTGATAAGCGTTTTAAATCAATCGTAAAAAAAGCGCAAAAAGTAAATGACGATGCCTTTGTCATTGCGGTGGGTTGTTATGCACAACTACAACCAGAAGAACTGGCTGCTGTAGATGGAGTTGATCTAGTTTTAGGCGCGACAGAAAAATTTAAAATTACAGATTACCTGAATCAGCTGTCTAAAGAACAGCCTACTCAGGTACATTCTTGCGAGATTGATGAAGCCGATTTTTATGTAGGTTCTTATTCCATAGGAGATAGAACCAGGGCATTTTTAAAGGTTCAAGACGGCTGTGATTATAAATGTACTTATTGTACGATACCACTAGCACGTGGTATTTCCCGTAGTGATACGTTAGAAAACGTGATGGAAAACGCACGCCAGATAAGCGGTCAAGGAATCAAAGAAATTGTTCTTACTGGCGTGAATATAGGAGACTATGGAAAAGGAGAATTTGGTAATAAACGCCATGAGCATACTTTTCTAGATCTAGTTCATGCATTGGACACTGTAAAAGGAATTGAACGCTTGCGTATTTCTTCCATTGAACCTAATTTATTAAAAAACGAGACCATAGATTTTGTCTCTGGAGCCAATGCTTTTGTTCCTCATTTTCATATTCCGCTTCAAGTCGGTAATAATGAATTGCTAGGTAAAATGAAGCGCCGTTACAACCGCGAGTTATACACAGATCGTGTAAGCAAAATCAAAGAGGTCCTACCAGACTGTTGTATAGGAGTGGACGTTATCGTAGGTTTTCCAGGTGAGACAGATGATCATTTTCTCGACACTTACAATTACTTGAATGGTTTAAATATTTCTTACTTACATGTTTTTACCTATTCAGAAAGAGAAAACACACCAGCTGCCACTATGGAAAACGCTGTTCCTCTTAAGCTGCGTAAAAAGCGTTCTAAAATGTTGCGTGGTCTTTCCGTAAAGAAACGTCGTGCTTTTTATGAAAGCCAACTGGAGAAAACCAAAACTGTTCTTTGGGAAGCCGATAACAGAGAAGGTTTTATTCATGGATTTACAGAGAATTACGTAAAAGTAAAATCCTATTGGAATCCAGAGTTGGTCAACGAACTCCAACAGGTAAAATTGGTTTCTATTGATGAAGACGGGCTGGTTAGAATAGAACCAGCAGATTAA
- a CDS encoding VWA domain-containing protein, whose protein sequence is MKNFLLLLVFIASASLSQAKTITGKVTDSNGGLFGAVISVKGTNITTSTDFDGNYIIEAQATDRLLIQYSGYDSQEILIENQTLINVKLTTSLDQVVVIGYRSSSKSRSRVASSTVTTKTIKSRPNANIVQTLSGQVAGIHIRHSKGQPGANTTNSLRGIGSINGSQQPLIIVNGSPMSSDEMKNVNVAQISSVNVLKDASQTSMYGNKGANGVIEIETNGDVKMEGAAIVMRQINHLFENESYKNIEENEFEQVGTSPLSTFSIDVDKASYSNVRRMINNGQTVEPDAVKIEEMINYFKYDYQQPAADLPFAVHTNVSNTPWNKETQLVKIGLQGKDIDREKLPASHLTFLIDVSGSMSSENKLPLLKSAFKILVQQLRAEDKVSIVVYAGAAGIVLEPTSGADKETIIRALDQLNSGGSTAGGEGIELAYKVAQEHFIKNGNNRVILATDGDFNVGASSDRAMEKLIEEKRKSGVFLSVLGMGYGNYQDSKLETLADKGNGNHAYIDNIQEAHKVFGKEFNGSMYTIAKDVKLQVEFNPKNVLAYRLIGYENRLLATEDFVDDNKDAGELGIGHTVTALYEIVPTGKSSEHLKELTDLKYTNTSFSKDFNDELFTVKLRYKKPDGDKSIAMEFVQRNKTTKADDNMQFAAAVALFGMQLRHSKYTNSTDLDAVIKLAKKGKGTDEDGYRAEFIRLVESYKEYETQNLSYSGY, encoded by the coding sequence ATGAAAAACTTTTTACTCTTACTCGTATTTATAGCTAGTGCAAGCTTATCGCAAGCAAAAACAATCACTGGGAAAGTAACAGATTCTAATGGTGGCTTGTTTGGTGCCGTTATTTCTGTAAAAGGAACAAATATAACTACCTCCACAGATTTTGATGGTAATTATATAATAGAAGCACAAGCGACTGACAGGCTTCTTATTCAATACTCTGGATATGATTCTCAAGAAATTTTAATTGAAAATCAAACCCTTATCAATGTGAAGCTCACTACGAGTCTGGATCAAGTAGTCGTTATAGGCTACAGAAGCTCCTCTAAAAGTAGAAGTCGTGTGGCGAGCAGCACGGTAACTACAAAAACTATAAAATCCAGACCTAACGCTAATATCGTACAAACCCTTTCTGGTCAAGTAGCTGGAATACATATACGTCATTCTAAAGGTCAACCCGGAGCAAATACTACCAACAGCTTAAGAGGTATTGGGAGCATTAATGGATCCCAACAACCGCTTATTATTGTAAATGGCTCTCCCATGTCTAGCGATGAAATGAAAAATGTTAATGTTGCTCAAATCTCTAGTGTGAACGTCTTAAAGGATGCCTCTCAAACTTCTATGTACGGAAATAAAGGAGCAAACGGTGTGATTGAGATTGAAACTAATGGTGACGTTAAGATGGAAGGAGCTGCAATAGTCATGCGTCAGATCAACCATCTTTTTGAAAATGAATCCTATAAGAACATAGAAGAAAATGAATTTGAACAAGTAGGTACTTCACCTCTATCTACCTTTTCCATTGATGTGGATAAAGCATCTTATAGCAATGTGCGCCGCATGATTAATAATGGTCAGACTGTTGAACCAGATGCGGTGAAAATTGAAGAAATGATTAATTATTTCAAATATGATTACCAACAGCCTGCTGCTGATCTTCCATTTGCTGTTCATACCAATGTCTCCAATACACCCTGGAACAAAGAAACACAGTTGGTCAAAATAGGATTACAAGGTAAAGACATCGATCGTGAAAAACTTCCTGCATCACATTTGACTTTCTTAATTGATGTTTCTGGATCTATGTCCTCAGAAAATAAACTGCCTTTACTTAAATCGGCTTTTAAGATATTGGTACAGCAATTAAGAGCAGAAGACAAAGTTTCTATAGTGGTGTATGCCGGTGCCGCTGGAATTGTTTTAGAACCAACTTCAGGAGCTGATAAGGAAACAATTATCAGAGCCTTAGACCAGCTCAACTCTGGTGGTTCTACTGCTGGCGGTGAAGGAATTGAACTGGCGTATAAAGTAGCACAAGAACATTTTATTAAAAATGGAAATAATCGTGTGATTCTAGCCACCGATGGGGATTTTAACGTTGGCGCTTCTAGTGATCGCGCTATGGAAAAATTAATCGAAGAGAAAAGAAAGAGCGGTGTGTTCTTATCGGTATTGGGAATGGGTTATGGAAATTACCAAGATTCTAAATTAGAAACACTAGCCGACAAAGGAAACGGAAACCATGCTTATATAGATAATATTCAAGAAGCTCATAAGGTTTTCGGCAAAGAATTCAATGGCAGTATGTATACCATAGCAAAAGATGTAAAACTACAAGTAGAATTCAATCCTAAGAATGTGTTGGCTTATAGACTGATCGGTTATGAGAATAGATTGCTTGCTACCGAGGATTTTGTAGACGACAACAAAGACGCTGGCGAATTAGGAATAGGTCATACCGTTACGGCTCTTTATGAAATTGTGCCAACTGGTAAAAGCAGTGAACACCTCAAAGAACTGACCGATTTAAAATATACCAACACCTCGTTTTCAAAAGACTTTAACGATGAGTTGTTTACGGTAAAGTTGCGTTATAAAAAACCAGATGGCGATAAAAGTATCGCAATGGAATTTGTACAAAGAAATAAAACGACCAAAGCCGATGACAATATGCAATTTGCAGCTGCTGTAGCATTGTTCGGAATGCAGTTGAGACATTCTAAATACACCAACTCCACAGATTTAGATGCGGTTATAAAACTGGCTAAAAAAGGAAAAGGAACAGATGAAGACGGTTATCGTGCAGAATTTATTAGACTGGTAGAGTCTTATAAGGAATATGAAACTCAAAACCTCTCCTATTCTGGATATTAA
- the cmk gene encoding (d)CMP kinase, translating to MSKKITIAIDGHSSTGKSTAAKQLALKLHYVYVDTGAMYRAVSYFALREGLLAQGNLDKQKLIEKLKDIRISFVFNKDTNNADVHLNGENIEKQIRTLEVSSVVSKVAEISEVRAKLVEQQKAMGEQKAIVMDGRDIGSVVFPDAELKVFMTAVPEVRAQRRYEELVERGDDVSLEEVLKNVVERDHMDSSREDSPLIQLPEAKLLDTSEMTREEQFELLVSWAEVAIEKA from the coding sequence ATGAGTAAAAAAATAACTATTGCCATTGATGGGCATTCCAGTACCGGTAAAAGTACCGCTGCAAAGCAACTGGCTTTGAAATTGCACTATGTTTATGTAGATACAGGAGCCATGTACAGAGCGGTCTCTTATTTCGCTTTGCGCGAAGGATTGCTGGCTCAGGGTAACCTAGACAAGCAAAAGCTCATTGAAAAACTTAAGGATATTCGCATCAGTTTTGTTTTTAATAAAGACACTAATAATGCAGATGTGCATTTGAATGGAGAAAATATTGAAAAGCAAATACGTACGCTGGAAGTAAGTAGCGTCGTAAGTAAGGTGGCCGAAATTTCTGAAGTACGTGCCAAACTCGTGGAACAACAAAAAGCGATGGGTGAGCAGAAGGCTATCGTAATGGATGGTCGCGATATAGGAAGTGTGGTTTTTCCAGATGCCGAACTCAAAGTATTTATGACCGCAGTGCCAGAGGTGCGCGCACAACGACGTTATGAAGAACTCGTAGAAAGAGGCGATGATGTTTCTCTTGAAGAGGTGCTTAAAAATGTAGTAGAAAGAGATCATATGGATTCTTCCAGGGAAGACAGTCCGCTTATACAATTACCAGAAGCAAAATTACTAGACACTTCAGAAATGACTCGAGAAGAGCAATTTGAATTATTAGTTTCTTGGGCTGAGGTGGCGATAGAAAAAGCCTGA